A section of the Humulus lupulus chromosome 2, drHumLupu1.1, whole genome shotgun sequence genome encodes:
- the LOC133815192 gene encoding uncharacterized protein LOC133815192 yields MLLDAETRYSMMEKLALALLTAKKKLRQYFESHTIIVYTDYPLKQVLSKLNLSGRLSKWAIELGTYDIQFSPRKAKKGQVLADFLVEIQSFTPDALPELLESEDQWLWTMYTDGASNSQGAGIGVVLEAPSGLKIEEAIRLEQSAMNNEAEYEALIYGLELAREMGIQRLNFRGDSQLMIEQVAGNFDTKAPHLASLLQKVIDLRSHFRQFELILVPREQNQKADALAKLASAGGCTRQSSISISRSSKDMEVYSTSSEPECWIDPIIKYLTTSELPPNPKDAKLLRLRAQRYSMIHGTLYRKSFNGPYLRCLRPSEAKKLLEEIHEGTCGNHIGGRSLAHKALTAGYYWPYMMTEAQDYAKKCDKCQRFAPTIHQPAQTLHSIIAPWPFAKWGMDVVGELPKAAGGKMVCSCSH; encoded by the coding sequence ATGCTGTTAGACGCTGAAACCCGATACagtatgatggaaaaattggcactcgCACTCCTCACGGCCAAGAAGAAGTTACGACAATACTTCGAAAGCCACACAATCATCGTATATACGGACTATCCATTAAAGCAGGTACTGAGTAAGCTCAACCTTTCTGGAAGGTTATCTAAATGGGCCATTGAGCTTGGGACATACGATATTCAGTTTTCGCCACGAAAAGCTAAAAAGGGGCAGGTACTCGCTGACTTCCTGGTTGAAATTCAGTCATTCACTCCTGACGCCCTGCCAGAATTATTAGAATCAGAAGATCAATGGCTGTGGACAATGTACACTGACGGAGCATCCAATTCCCAAGGGGCTGGTATTGGCGTCGTATTAGAAGCCCCCTCAGGACTCAAAATCGAAGAAGCCATCCGTTTAGAGCAATCTGCAatgaataatgaagcagaatatgaggcactaATCTATGGTTTGGAACTCGCACGAGAAATGGGAATCCAACGTCTGAACTTCAGAGGCGACTCACAGCTTATGATAGAGCAAGTGGCTGGAAATTTCGATACCAAAGCACCCCATCTGGCTAGCCTTCTACAGAAGGTAATTGACTTACGATCGCATTTTCGCCAGTTTGAACTCATACTAGTACCCAGGGAGCAAAATCAGAAGGCCGACGCCCTTGCCAAATTAGCTTCTGCGGGAGGATGCACACGCCAGTCCTCCATATCCATAAGTCGATCAAGCAAAGATATGGAAGTCTATTCCACCTCATCAGAACCTGAATGCTGGATAGATCCGATCATAAAATACTTGACCACCTCCGAGCTCCCACCTAATCCGAAAGATGCAAAGCTTCTGCGCCTTCGGGCACAACGCTATTCCATGATCCATGGGACGTTGTACCGAAAATCCTTCAACGGCCCATACCTACGGTGTTTGCGCccatcagaagctaaaaaatTGTTAGAGGAAATACATGAGGGGACATGTGGAAATCACATAGGGGGACGAAGCTTGGCACACAAGGCACTTACAGCAGGGTATTATtggccatacatgatgacagaagcGCAGGATTATGccaaaaaatgcgacaaatgccaacgatttgcacccaccatccatcaacCTGCTCAAACCCTACACTCCATCATTgcaccttggccttttgcaaagtGGGGTATGGATGTAGTAGGTGAACTACCTAAGGCTGCTGGAGGGAAGATGGTATGCTCTTGTAGCCactga